tcgaATATTCTATTACGATATTTTTTGTACTGCTGTACTTTTCACGATATTTGTGACTCAACTTTATGTTAATGTCACACGCGTGAATctggattatttattttttactgtCATGTGTTGAATTaactttgaattgaattttctgTAGGTTCTGTACAGGTAATAAGAATTCCCTGCCCCTATCCCAATACTAAATTCAATTTGAACTGAATTTGGTATGTAATGTTGTTCAGGTGTCGATTCGGGCGACGAGCTGCCCCTTCCACCGGGCTGGTCAGTGGACTACACACTGCGGGGCCGCAAGTACTACATCGACCACAACACCAAGACGACACACTGGTCGCACCCGCTGGAGAAGGAAGGCCTGCCCACCGGCTGGGAGCGCATCGAGTCACCCGAGTATGGCGTCTACTATGTCAACCACATCACAAAGGCGGCGCAGTACGAGCACCCCTGCGCCCCCCACTTCATCTACCAGCCGGAAGTGCGCTTTCAGCTGGAGATGGCGCCCCCTCCCATCCCCCGCCACACACACTTTCATCCCCACAGCGTGCTAGTCCCTGCCAACCCCTATCTCAACCAAGGTAACCAATCACTTTAATGTacctatttttcaattcatattcttattcaattttatttatttataatttttacaaagtagcactgattgggagagaaaaactaaggatactccttgtaccatttttctcctaaatttagataacattttaaaagtccgagaaagggttatggtttcactatAGGTTAGGTTATTATTATGTTGtgtcaacgttataatgacagtatttgattaacattgatgttgctatccttgtctatcataaagcagatagcgctatctttctcTATCTTCGCAACGCTGCCAGATGGttcatgtagaaatataattaatgaatacaatattttttaatctcaattataaaatctATTGATTCAGTcatcgaaaaaacattttttgacgaataaaattggtcatttaaaacgagaatggacagttGATATTAGATCtgataaaccggtatcagctatattctgtatagaaggcagagaatcggcaacgctattctcctatctttatccactgccattataacgttgacctcagtATAGGTAATAATGAGTATTTTTTGCCTTGTTTCTCCATATCTGTGAATTTCTGTAAAGTGTGAGGTTTTTAGTTCGAAAAtttttagtttcaatcaaaatttagactttttgaataattattaagttactgttctagattttttgattctaggctctaatagtatctatttggttcaaaatttgctcgtttgaagtctgagtattgaagagcataaattttattttgaaaagtgaaagtgacataaccaacattttgatttggacagtatagtataaattggaaatgggacagttttaggtatgagcctgttgtgcctttcctcatctcaagtatttgtacacaatgtgataaataaataaattcccaAGACTAAATTCTCATTCATtacatagtttatttatttacattccATGATATACTAACATAATCATATATGCATGATTAGATAACcaccaaaaagtaggttatgttccttCATTTTTCGAGTcaaattttgagtccaaaaatatACAAACCTACAGATTATAGTGATAATGCATCCAATGAATGTACACAGTAcagtaattattctatttgtgtGATTTTCCTGGATATAGCTGTtctgttttttgttttatttaattcatgaaCTCGTTCTTAGTAAGCCGGGTTTAGACGCTCAAGCCATTTGTGCAAACTGGCTTGCGCAAGCCAAAAAATCTGGCTTGAGCAAATTCTGATCTGACAGAAAATCGGCTTGCGGTTGGAGTATTGGAATGAGCGTTCAAACACTGCTCAAGCCATTTGCGCAAACTGGCAGGCCAAAAGTACGTTTTCGCGCATGCGCACGCGAATCCTGACCACAACTGAACCTCTAGTTTGACTGTCtcgtgatttttatttattattacctATTCAAGTTTTCATGCTAAATATATTAGTGTTTAGTTCTCAAGTGTTTCATAATTAATAGTGTCTATAATATtagtatatcataataattaataaatatggcAAATTAAAAAGATTTCCTGAGTGATTTAATAGAAGTTTATAAATCTTTTCCTTGTCTATGGCAAATTTAGTCCAAAGAATTCAGTGATCGCTAGGCTAAATCTCATGCTTATGATGCCCTAATAGAAAAAATGCGATCAGTTGACCAAGAAGCTGACAGGCAGACTGTGGAGTGATATATGGATACTATGAGTGATCTGGATAACAATCTAATATAGATCAAAACTGATTTGGATAGCTACTGCTTCCATAGATAACTGCTACTGATAGCAGTTTATTAGCTGGTTTTTAGGTTAGTATCAGTGAAATTCACAAGCCAAATTGTACTTTGTGacattgatcattttcatgtattttatttgtttttataataattgacatTTGCCATATCTGTAATGTACagtttttatgcaataaaaatatttatttatttattttaactgAACTGAGCGTGTGAACAGAAGAATTTTATTTCGCTCGTTTGCGCAAATTTGGCTTGCGCAAGCCAGTTTGCGCAAATGGCGTGAGCGTCTAAACCCGGCTGTACATTAGTACAAAATACATTAGTATTAACTTAGCAAAAAATACCCTGTTTTGGacttttcttcaaattttagaCAAACAGTCTCATTGAATCAAGTGTTTAGAGATGAAACTCCTCTATCCTCATCATAAGCCTATTAACAATTAATTagtttaaacattttatttgttcgatttaataactattataacCCATAACTATTGGTTTTGCGAGAGCTCCCAACTTCTCTTtagtatttaatttattaattttattttagtaCAATAACACTTCATATAGTATtacttttattttcttgtataaCATTTtgcagatggaaataaattagaaatagaaattgcagaatttaattgtgattttcgttgaataataattattatttataacattCTGTTCTAATTTATTTTCGTGCAATGTTTTAGAAATACCTCATTGGCTGAATGTCTACTCAAAGGCATCCCAAAATTTGGATCACAAGCTGCGTTGGGAAATGTTCAGGTTACCAGAATTAGACTGTTTCAATGCTATGCTAACAAGGCTGTACAAGCAAGAGCTGGAAGAAATTGTCATGAGATATGAAGCATACAGGTAAGCCAACTTAGATTATAACAATCTTAATGATAATATCCAACGTCTGTTTCAAACTGTTGGTATTTAGTTCACATTACTTCTAGCGTTGCTCTTGACCAGCTTCCCTGAAAAATCGGATTTCTTTTTGTTGCGCGACTCTGTATTAATTTGGTCTTCCAAATctttgacgccatcgatcccacaattgtgggtaatggatgaagctgaAGGTATTAAGAGGTATTAAGGTAgcctattgctttccgaaaaaaattaaggtaccccaatttgtaaatttctatacgtttcaagttcccctgagtccaaaaaagtggtttttgggcattggtctgtatgtgtatgtgtgcgtgtttgtgtgtgtgtatgtgtgtgtgtgtgtgcacatGTTCGCGcgcgcgtctgtgtacacgatatctcatctcccaatcaacggaatgacttgaaatttcgaaCTTAagttccttacaatataaggatcggacacgaacaatttcgatcaaattcaattaaagatggcggctaaaatggcgaaaatgatgtcaaaaacagggttttcgcgattttctcgaaaacggctccaacgattttgatcaaattcatacctaaactagtcattgataagctctatcaactgccataagtcccatatctgtaaaaatttcaggagctccgccccatctatgcaaagtttgattttatattcccaattatcaggcttcagatacaatttaaacaaaacaatttaacgttaatcattaaacaaaaaacgtccaagtggaaaagattgagcatgaaaatctctacaattaatgttcagtaacattttcacctgaaattgaaaataagctcgaaattcgagaaaatgtgattatttcaattgcaaactgttgacaactgttgattctattaaatcattcactatgaagagatagcagacctcgtgtgtttccagcgtaattgtcctgtcaccagctggctcagatctttgaatagtagtagacttgagatgcgcgggaacactaaaAAAAaatcgtatggcttttgttggtggggaatccctttcgggaaggtcccaccgcctgaatatataatttaagccgtcaatgggccttacgactgtcatacttcagccgggaccgacagtttaacgtgcccatccgataacacgggagtgatctggttaaaaaacttttggtaatgaggggggttcgaacccgggatctctatgctgctacgcaagcactctatccactagaccacggatgaCTCCacaggaacactagcgtcaggtgatcaattttcataacggcaaggaaagttgtgtgagtgcgccacaccagatttttgtgagTCCTGtttatgtttttactttccttgccctacctACTACCATAGAaatggaaagtattgctttccaaaaattcaaggtacctcaatttcatgttttttatacgtttcaagatcccctgagtccaaataCTGTACATGATTCTTGATGAATGTTAAAAGCTTGAAACACGTTTCAggacaaaatattgatttatttgaattCACAGATCGGCTCTCCTGTGTGAAATGGATCAGCGGCTGTCGGCCTCACAACACGCGAGGATGCTAATGGCCGCCCCGCCGCCCCCGGAGCTGGATGGGGGCGGTGCAAGCGGAGGCGGCGGCATCAAAGTGATCGAGTTGAGTTCGGAAGCCCTCAAGGAGACCGCCCTGTCGCATCAGTCCGAGACGAAGGTTTGACACTTCCTCAACATACGACGGCTGTGATTTCTATagcttaatttattttttagtagATTAAACAGACTCGAGGCTACAGAAAAACAAACTTTCACTTCATTGGTTTAAAGGGATTTACAAGAAGATTCGAGGCTGCAGGTTTGAGGCTACAGTTAGtcagattcacttaaaactgtcagcctTATTCAATGGGAAGCCTTGATTTCATTTACAAGGAAtgttgacagtttgaaatgaatctgacaATAGATGAGTTTGAAATTAAATGAGTGTTTCTTTTA
Above is a window of Nilaparvata lugens isolate BPH chromosome 4, ASM1435652v1, whole genome shotgun sequence DNA encoding:
- the LOC111049169 gene encoding protein salvador homolog 1, with the translated sequence MLSRKNKDLRTIKEGVVGKYVKKETPPEMPIINVWSTEPVWKNNRRGQRPESPIGGSSQSSSITQKFGNSRVSPSPTTLVGHEGKYTPSTSVPDLAHRFAGMTVASGSEQQNAMRLPPPHSVYASGLLTAVGHTYINQYTGSEYNIDKQQGGSQLSPNYISVHSAGDITDPCLRYNESPAYTDYRLQPYQQVPYNQQIVSAHSFNHPRHSLSQSRGQPPGVDSGDELPLPPGWSVDYTLRGRKYYIDHNTKTTHWSHPLEKEGLPTGWERIESPEYGVYYVNHITKAAQYEHPCAPHFIYQPEVRFQLEMAPPPIPRHTHFHPHSVLVPANPYLNQEIPHWLNVYSKASQNLDHKLRWEMFRLPELDCFNAMLTRLYKQELEEIVMRYEAYRSALLCEMDQRLSASQHARMLMAAPPPPELDGGGASGGGGIKVIELSSEALKETALSHQSETKV